In Desulfovibrio inopinatus DSM 10711, the following are encoded in one genomic region:
- the fliS gene encoding flagellar export chaperone FliS gives MQKAATAYLQTQVSSTSQGDLLILLYEAAIKFLKQAKEKIAERDYAAKGIRISKALDVINELQGSLNTQKGGDLAENLSRLYFYCSTKLLQANLKLDVNIIDEVITILSELHDAFVQINKGTAQSGAMPNASVPPIQPNPAAAAPQDPNESSKGALLSLFKAQAMKNKAAAKPSADSSVPETQAGESQQSEAPATKKPAGPATTISSGQPKNSTPNLSTYGKFGLDKRPSAGQTLPPTSASPSLGLSRPTPAAFPRASSPQGNTVQSQSQRAPSQAVPPKSTTSEQPIVPPKQPLSTKTSSTEDEAAESITVIPNQATSKTQRAFAAYASANKQS, from the coding sequence ATGCAAAAAGCAGCGACCGCATACCTTCAAACTCAAGTAAGCAGCACAAGTCAGGGCGACCTGCTGATTCTGCTGTACGAAGCGGCCATCAAGTTTCTCAAGCAGGCAAAGGAAAAAATTGCCGAACGGGATTATGCCGCGAAAGGTATTCGCATTTCCAAGGCGCTTGATGTCATCAATGAATTGCAGGGGAGCCTGAATACGCAAAAAGGTGGAGACTTGGCTGAGAATCTCAGTCGTCTGTATTTTTATTGCAGCACAAAACTGCTCCAAGCCAACCTGAAGCTTGATGTCAACATCATTGATGAAGTCATCACTATTTTAAGTGAGTTGCATGACGCCTTCGTGCAGATTAATAAAGGAACAGCGCAAAGTGGCGCCATGCCAAACGCGAGTGTCCCACCCATCCAACCCAACCCCGCAGCTGCAGCACCTCAAGATCCCAATGAATCCTCCAAGGGAGCGCTGTTGTCCTTGTTCAAGGCGCAGGCTATGAAAAACAAAGCTGCTGCAAAACCGTCGGCTGATTCTTCTGTACCAGAAACACAAGCTGGGGAAAGCCAACAGTCGGAAGCTCCTGCAACGAAGAAACCTGCCGGACCAGCAACCACCATTTCATCCGGCCAGCCCAAAAACTCGACGCCAAACCTGTCGACTTACGGAAAGTTCGGGCTTGATAAGCGGCCTTCGGCGGGGCAAACTCTTCCGCCAACGTCAGCTTCTCCATCTTTGGGCTTATCCCGTCCGACGCCGGCGGCCTTTCCTCGAGCTTCTTCGCCTCAGGGCAATACAGTGCAGTCTCAATCTCAACGCGCTCCATCTCAAGCGGTGCCACCGAAGTCGACAACATCAGAGCAGCCGATTGTTCCTCCTAAACAGCCTCTTTCAACAAAGACGTCTTCCACGGAAGATGAGGCTGCTGAATCGATCACAGTGATTCCTAACCAAGCTACATCAAAAACGCAAAGAGCGTTTGCCGCTTATGCGTCAGC